Part of the Bacillota bacterium genome, GAAGGTCGTGGTCGTCGGCGGCGGGGACACCGCCATGGAGGAGGCGCTGTTCCTCACCCGCTTCGCATCCGAGGTGGTCATCGTCCACCGGCGGGACCAGCTGCGGGCAAGCAAGGTGCTCCAGGCTCGGGCCAAGGCCAACCCCAAGATCCGGTTCATCTACAACGCGGTCGTGGAGGAGATCCAGGGCGACACGCACGTCCAGGGGGTGGAGTTGCGGGACGTTAAGACGGGAGAGCTCCGCACCGAACCCTGCGACGGCGTCTTCGTCGCCATCGGCCACGAGCCCAACACGTCATTCCTCAGGGGCCAGGTCGAACTCGACGCCAGGGGCTACGTGGTGGTGCACGACGAGACCCGCACCAGCGTGGACGGCGTCTTCTGCGCCGGCGACGTGCACGACTTCCGGTACCGCCAGGCCGTCACCGCCGCCGCGGCGGGGTGCAAGGCAGCCATGGACGCCGAGAAGTACCTGGAGGCCCTGCACGCGGCTTCCCTGGCGCACACGGCGCCATAGTTCGAAGCCGGCCGCTGTCGGGCCGCAGGACGGGGCGAGGCCGCCTGCCCGGGT contains:
- the trxB gene encoding thioredoxin-disulfide reductase; this translates as MEQLIILGSGPAGLTAAIYAARANLQPLVVAGREAGGQLMLTTEVENFPGFPDGVQGPELMDAMRRQAERFGARFVDDDATAVDFSSRPFKVTVGDETHQARAVIIATGASARWLNLPSEARLRGHGVSSCATCDGYFFQGKKVVVVGGGDTAMEEALFLTRFASEVVIVHRRDQLRASKVLQARAKANPKIRFIYNAVVEEIQGDTHVQGVELRDVKTGELRTEPCDGVFVAIGHEPNTSFLRGQVELDARGYVVVHDETRTSVDGVFCAGDVHDFRYRQAVTAAAAGCKAAMDAEKYLEALHAASLAHTAP